In the genome of Raphanus sativus cultivar WK10039 chromosome 4, ASM80110v3, whole genome shotgun sequence, one region contains:
- the LOC108848582 gene encoding arabinosyltransferase XEG113-like: MVEGWRNGFREATNSKPLFVTIYATVIIGVLVSSFYVFSTVYSPTNGSTSWLSSPPLPISGRIHKLPQENATSQLPVAPPPQPEALPPPPEGKSSGKIWVSPPKDKKMPPLESFKLTKELFGERVKDNVIIVTFGNYAFMDFILTWVKHLTDLDLSNILVGAMDTKLLEALYWKGVPVFDMGSHMSTVDVGWGSPTFHKMGREKVILIDSVLPFGYELLMCDTDMVWLKNPLPYLARYPDADVLTSSDQVVPTVVDDSLDIWQQVSAAYNIGIFHWRPTEPAKKLAKEWKEILLADDKVWDQNGFNEIVRRQLGPSVDGDSSSGLFYAYDGSLKVGILPASIFCSGHTYFVQAMYQQLRLEPYAVHTTFQYAGTEGKRHRLREGMVFFDPPEYYDAPGGFVSFKPSIPKSLLLDGNHTVESHFTLVNHQMKQIRSALAIASLLNRTLVMPPIWCRLDRLWFGHPGTLVGSMTRQPFICPLDHVFEVNIMLKEMPEEEFGPGIGIREYSFLDNPSLPKQVKESWLDVQLCQGCEASNITSSSGAALKFPKRSNEDTFKAIFSSFNDVKVIKFSSVEDAFTGFSDKGKEERFRRRVKRYVGIWCCEENKTPGHIYYDMYWDEKPGWKPVPPQTPEEDHPPL, encoded by the exons ATGGTGGAGGGTTGGCGAAATGGGTTTCGAGAGGCGACGAATTCGAAGCCTCTGTTCGTGACGATCTACGCGACGGTGATCATCGGCGTTCTCGTCTCCTCCTTCTATGTCTTCTCTACTGTCTACTCTCCCACCAATGGCTCCACCTCCTGgctctcttctcctcctcttccca TTTCTGGCCGGATCCACAAACTTCCACAAGAGAATGCAACGTCTCAGTTACCAGTTGCACCACCACCACAACCAGAGGCACTTCCACCGCCACCAGAAGGCAAATCATCGGGTAAAATCTGGGTGTCTCCTCCTAAAGACAAGAAGATGCCACCTCTCGAGTCCTTCAAACTGACCAAAGAGCTGTTTGGGGAAAGAGTAAAAGATAACGTGATAATAGTCACATTTGGGAACTACGCTTTCATGGATTTCATCTTGACTTGGGTTAAACACTTGACCGATTTGGATCTCTCCAACATTCTAGTCG GTGCGATGGATACAAAGTTACTAGAGGCTTTGTACTGGAAAGGCGTTCCGGTTTTCGACATGGGAAGCCACATGAGCACAGTTGACGTCGGTTGGGGCTCCCCTACCTTTCACAAAATGGGAAGAGAGAAAGTCATCCTCATTGATTCCGTCTTGCCTTTCGGTTACGAGCTTCTCATGTGTGACACTGACATGGTCTGGCTCAAG AACCCTCTGCCTTACTTGGCACGGTACCCTGACGCTGATGTTCTGACATCAAGCGACCAAGTCGTTCCCACGGTGGTGGATGACAGCTTGGATATATGGCAACAAGTCAGCGCCGCATACAACATAGGGATCTTCCACTGGCGTCCAACGGAACCCGCCAAGAAGCTGGCGAAAGAGTGGAAAGAGATTCTCTTAGCAGACGACAAGGTCTGGGACCAAAACGGGTTCAACGAGATCGTCAGGAGACAGCTAGGCCCATCGGTGGACGGTGATAGCAGCAGCGGACTCTTCTACGCTTACGATGGTAGTCTCAAGGTTGGGATCTTGCCTGCTAGCATCTTCTGCAGTGGTCACACTTACTTCGTTCAGGCTATGTATCAGCAGCTCAGGCTAGAACCATATGCCGTGCATACCACGTTTCAGTACGCAGGTACCGAAGGGAAACGCCACAGGCTTCGAGAAGGGATGGTTTTCTTTGACCCGCCTGAGTATTACGATGCACCAGGAGGGTTCGTTTCGTTCAAACCGTCTATACCAAAGAGTTTGTTGCTAGATGGGAATCATACCGTTGAGTCACACTTTACACTCGTTAACCACCAA ATGAAACAGATCAGATCAGCTCTAGCTATTGCCTCTCTACTGAATCGTACGCTGGTGATGCCACCGATATGGTGTAGGTTAGATAGGCTTTGGTTTGGACATCCCGGTACTCTTGTTGGATCTATGACACGTCAACCTTTTATCTGCCCTCTTGATCATGTCTTTGAG GTCAATATCATGCTAAAGGAGATGCCAGAGGAAGAGTTTGGGCCCGGGATTGGTATCAGAGAATATTCTTTCCTAGATAATCCGTCGTTACCAAAACAAGTTAAAGAGTCATGGCTTGATGTTCAGCTTTGTCAAGGATGCGAGGCATCGAATATCACAAGCTCCTCGGGGGCGGCTCTTAAGTTCCCAAAGCGGAGCAATGAAGATACG TTCAAGGCGATTTTCTCTTCCTTCAACGATGTCAAAGTGATCAAGTTCTCTTCAGTTGAAGATGCTTTCACCGGATTTTCGGACAAG GGGAAAGAAGAGAGATTCAGAAGACGGGTAAAGAGATATGTAGGGATATGGTGTTGTGAGGAGAACAAGACTCCGGGACATATTTACTACGATATGTACTGGGACGAGAAACCTGGTTGGAAACCTGTTCCTCCACAGACACCAGAAGAGGACCATCCTCCTCTTTGA
- the LOC108853743 gene encoding precursor of CEP4 → MVNRGCSTTVLSGFLIIILVIQLHFETTTSARHAPVVSWSPPEPPKDDFVWYHKINRFKNIEQDAFRPTHQGPSQGIGHKSPPGA, encoded by the coding sequence ATGGTGAATCGTGGTTGTTCAACCACGGTGTTGTCTGGTTTTCTTATAATTATTCTGGTGATACAACTACACTTTGAGACTACAACGTCAGCTCGACATGCACCGGTTGTTTCCTGGTCACCACCTGAGCCGCCTAAAGATGATTTTGTGTGGTACCACAAGATCAACCGCTTCAAGAACATAGAACAAGATGCGTTCAGACCAACTCACCAAGGTCCTAGTCAAGGTATCGGACACAAGAGCCCTCCTGGTGCTTAA
- the LOC108853583 gene encoding probable aspartic protease At2g35615: MTTITLLITFFFFLMTLSSSTHPQNFTVELIHRDSPHSPLYNPHTTPTDRLNAAFLRSISRSRRFNHQPQTDLQSGLIGAGGEFFMSITIGTPPMNVLAIADTGSDLTWVQCKPCQQCYKENGAIFDKTHSSTYKSVPCESSHCNALSTNERGCDESKNVCKYRYSYGDQSFTKGDVATETISIGSASGSPVSFPGTVFGCGYDNGGTFDETGSGIIGLGGGQLSLISQLGSSISNKFSYCLSHKSSTVNGTSVINLGTNSIPSGLNEPSSHVISTPLVDKEPKTYYYLTLEAISVGKTKIPYTGSSSYYYPNNDDVSVKGNIIIDSGTTLTLLESGFYDGFGAAVEEAVTGAKRVSDPQGLLSHCFKSGSAEIGLPEITMHFTGADVRLSPLNAFVKMSEDMVCMSMIPTTEVAIYGNFAQMDFLVGYDLETRTVSFQRMDCTNTI, translated from the coding sequence ATGACAACCATAACTCTTCtcatcactttcttcttcttcttgatgacTCTCTCTTCATCTACTCACCCACAAAACTTCACCGTCGAGCTGATCCACCGTGACTCTCCCCATTCCCCTCTCTACAACCCACACACCACCCCCACCGACCGCCTCAACGCAGCTTTCCTCCGCTCCATCTCTCGCTCCCGCCGCTTCAACCACCAACCCCAAACCGATCTCCAGTCCGGTCTAATAGGAGCAGGAGGCGAGTTCTTCATGAGCATCACCATCGGTACTCCACCAATGAACGTCCTCGCGATAGCCGACACAGGAAGCGACTTAACGTGGGTCCAATGCAAACCATGCCAACAGTGTTACAAAGAGAACGGTGCAATCTTCGACAAAACCCATTCATCCACTTACAAGAGCGTGCCTTGCGAGTCAAGTCACTGCAACGCTTTGTCTACCAACGAACGTGGTTGCGACGAGTCTAAGAACGTATGTAAGTACCGTTACTCGTACGGAGACCAATCGTTCACTAAAGGAGACGTCGCGACAGAAACCATCTCCATCGGCTCTGCCTCAGGCTCTCCTGTCTCTTTCCCCGGAACCGTGTTCGGTTGCGGCTACGACAACGGCGGTACCTTCGACGAGACTGGTTCCGGTATCATCGGTCTCGGTGGCGGTCAGTTATCTCTAATCTCCCAGCTCGGTTCGTCGATTTCTAACAAATTCTCTTATTGCTTGTCGCACAAGTCATCTACCGTAAACGGCACAAGCGTCATAAACCTAGGAACCAACTCGATACCTTCCGGTCTTAACGAGCCTTCTTCCCACGTGATATCGACTCCTTTGGTCGATAAAGAGCCGAAGACTTACTATTACTTGACGCTTGAAGCTATCTCCGTCGGCAAAACCAAGATTCCGTACACCGGATCAAGCTCCTATTATTACCCTAACAACGACGACGTTTCGGTGAAGGGAAACATCATAATAGACTCGGGGACGACGCTGACGCTACTCGAGTCAGGTTTCTACGACGGGTTTGGCGCGGCGGTGGAAGAGGCGGTGACTGGAGCTAAGCGTGTGAGTGATCCGCAGGGGCTCTTGTCGCACTGTTTCAAGTCGGGGAGCGCAGAGATCGGTTTGCCGGAGATAACGATGCATTTCACCGGCGCGGACGTGAGGCTGAGTCCTCTCAACGCGTTTGTGAAAATGAGTGAAGACATGGTCTGCATGAGTATGATTCCGACCACCGAGGTTGCCATCTACGGGAACTTTGCTCAGATGGATTTTCTAGTTGGGTATGACTTGGAGACTAGAACGGTCTCGTTTCAACGCATGGATTGCACCAATACAATATGA